Genomic window (Salvelinus namaycush isolate Seneca chromosome 27, SaNama_1.0, whole genome shotgun sequence):
AACACACTGCAGCAACCTACTGTAGCAGAAATACATTGCACTTCCACTGGACTACTGCAGTGTAACGGCTAAAAGCTTATTTTCCCCATGTAGAGTAACCTCTGTTATGTTATTTATCACACGCTCtacccatcccctctctctctgtcttggcCCTGTTCTCTCCTTCCGTCTTTCTTAtttttgtctctctttctttcgccTTTTCCAACCTCGCCCACCCCCTATCTACTACTATCCTGCCCTAATTcgcccatgctctctctctctcgctcccctaccctcctccctTTAATCATTCCCCTTtatcttcctctcccccctctcttagGTACAGGCACACAGTGAGCCTGGGCAGTGTGGCTGTGATGTGTCAGTTCTGCAAGCCTCCCCAGTCCCTGGAGGCCACTAAGGGCTGCGCCGACTGCCAAGCCAGCTTCTGTAACGAGTGTTTCAAGCTCTACCACCCCTGGGGGACGCCGCGCGCCCAGCACGAACACGTCCAGCCCACCCTCAACTTCAGGCCCAAGGTGaggcctgcctctctctcatccctcactcatccctctcttctctcctctctctcaccactcttgtctctcctcctcctccaggttcTGTCGTGTCCGGAGCATGACCAGGAGCGTCTGCACTTCTACTGTAGGACGTGCCAGCGGTTGCTGTGCCCGCTCTGCAAGCTGCGCCGCGTCCACGCCGGGCACAAGGTGGCGCCAGTCGCCCAGGCCTACCAGACACTCAAGGTAGGCATCTGGGTGCAATGGCTTAATTGGTTGTAGCATGGTTCCTGCATTGGCCTTATACTGTGGGATTTACTGGATAATGTATGTAATACCTGAGCTGCTTTGAATAAAAGTACCTAAATGGCAATATTGTTATACTCAGTGGCATTAGTGGATATCACACGCAATGGAGATTGGCCCTCAATGGTTGGTGGTTAGTCTAGTAGTATGACAGAAAAGGGGTAAGTCGCCATTGAGCTGTGGGTTTAGATCATCCAGTGTGTAAGAGATGAATACAGTTCAAATGTAGGGTAATACAGAGCTACTGATGTGCATTAGGATTAAGTCTGGTCAGGGCATTAACTCTTTGTTTATTTGACAGGACAAGATTACCAAGGAGATGAACTACATTCTGTCCAACCAGGAGACGGTGCTGGGCCAGATCTCACAGCTGGAGAGTGCCACCACTCAGACAGAGGTGACTAAATAATACTGCGGTCTGCAGAGGTCCAGAAATAAGCCACCAGAGGGGTATAccacaaagcaggatcaatgagttagccagctaactttgataaacaaccagaaataacttTGGATTAATTAAGGAAGTTTACCTTAGATATGTGTTTTTAGATGTTGAGTCAATTAGACCAAGTTTTCTTTTGTAAAAAAAATGGTCAATTCATCATATGAGCTCCACTGTGCGGgcaataatatataataatatttaAGCAAGCTGGCTAATATATTGATCCTACTGACCACACCACCATAGACAGCATTGTTTACCACAGTAGACATCATATGCTCATGTATACTGTATTCATAATACATAGCTCTATGTTCCTAATCTGTGTGTTGCTGTCTAATACATCATCTCTGTGGTCCTCCTAACCTCCCTGTGTGTTGCTGTCTGACTGCGTAGCCAGGCTTAACCACAGAATGAAATAGAACACGATTCTAGAATAATATTGATTGAATACATTACATCTCTACGGTCCTACTCCTCCCTGTGTGTTGCTGTCTGTCCACAGGCGAACAGCGTAGCGGCACGGGAGCAGCTGTCTCAGAGCGTGAGAGACCTGACCGCCCTTCTCGCTGAGCGCCACGCCGCATTGTCTCAGGCCCTGGAGGGGGCACGGCAGAGGCGGGGTGAGGCGTTGGCGGGCCAGGTGGCGGAGAGGCGGAGCCTGCTAGAACACGCAGGTCTCATGGCGTTCTCCCAAGAGCTGCTGAAGGAGACGGACCCGCCCTGCTTCGTCCAGGCAGCGCGCCAGACACACAGCAGGTACTTTACACACAACAGGTCTGACTGGCTGGGCAGCAGACAGCGTGGAAGCTTAtacaaatagcaccctattccccatagagCTCtgatccaaagtagtgcactgtagggaatagggttctattttGGACGAATACCCAGGGCTCTTTAACGCCCTAGTTTTGTTGATTTTTCCGTtcctttgtttgttttgttttgtttgtttgtttgtttctctgtTCTTATTGTTCAATTTCCTCTCACCCAGTCCTCCAATCAATGTCTATTGTCTATTCTTCTTTCCCTCTTGTGTGTGCTTTCACTGCTCATCCCACGGCGTCCGCAAAATGACAAATGGCCACAAGAGGGAGCCAGTAGACCTGTTTGATAAAGAGAACGTGGTGTGGCTTTAGTGATGGGTGTTCTATGTAGTTGTGCTCCAACCCGTGTTCACTGTTTCCAATGATGGTTTGTTAGACTGACACTGGATTAGTGGCATGAAACATGTAGTTATacaggtagacagtagactgctACAGGGTGTAGTCTCATTAATCTACAGTAACTGTAATGTCTCGTGGACAGGTCTATGTAAACATAACTGGTACCGTAGAATCTGTAGGGAATGGAATGGGTTGCGTGGGATAACAAGCAGCAGTAGTTccggtgttttttttttttgtaactgGTTATTTGGTCAAATCACGATTTCGCAGGTATTAGCAtcttgtgtaactctgtgttgttgtctgtgtcacactgctttgctttgtcttggccaggtcgcagttgcaaatgagaacttgttctcaactagcctacctggttaaataaaggtgaaaaaaaaaatatatctttcgGATTTCGGAAGGGGAGGAGGCATTCGGCCAGCAAAGAGAGAAGTTGGAGCTCCTCGTTCCGGTTCTGCTCCTCATTCTAGCGTCTCTTAGTCCCTTCTCTTAACATGCATGGACCCAAAATTTAATCGAGCAGCTGACCAATTACGTGAGACTTTAGTTCTGGATTAACCAAGATTAATCTATCTGCTATCAATTAAAGTTACTCTAATTGCGTATTACCCTAATAATAAAGTTGTTAAGTCTGTGTAGTGCATACCTCTCTCCTCGGACTTGTCATCTAATCCCAAATAATTATtctaaaagtctctctctctctctctctctctctctctctctctctctctctctctctctctctctctctctctctctctctctctctctctctctctctctctctctctctctctctctctctctctctctctctctctctctctctctctctccaaggttATCCACGTCCATCGAGGGGCTGCAGTGTTTCTCTCTGGCCGCTGATCCCTCCTTCAGACACTTCCAGCTGGACGTCTCCAAAGAGCTCAAACTCCTCACAGACCTGCAGTTCATCCAGggtgagacagaggagaggataaagGAGGGGATAGGGGGCTAGGGAGGGTTAGAGGGATAgagccagccagagagagaggaggataaatgAGGAGGCTAGGGAGACGTTGAGGGATagagtcagtcagagagagaggaggataaaggAGGAGGCTAGGGAGACGTTGAGGGATagagtcagtcagagagagaggaggataaaggAGGAGGGTGGGGAGACGTTGAGGGATagagtcagtcagagagagaggaggatagaggagggggCTATGGAGACATAGAGGGATAGTCAACCAGAGAGCAGGGTTAGAGCCAGAGTATTGAAAAAGGGATttaggagaggaaagagaggatgtAAGAGAAATGACATACTACAGAATACAATCATGTAACATTTTGGTGGTAATTCAATTTAAATGTAGACTCAGCAAGATTAAATAAATGCACAAGATAAACAGcagtagtgggtcaatttccgcaacaactgAGAGCGTCGAAGCGCAAGGTTAAACTTCTCCTGTAGCTATCACGTTGTAGAAGCGCGAAGCGCACCCGTGCACATGCGCAGGTACTCTGTGTGGCTGTGTGAGAGCAGTGTTGCATCGCGCTCATCTGAATATCTGCtgtgctgctcgtggcaacatCATCTCGCTGAGTCTACCATTAGTTATGTCATTTTACTGAATCATACTGTATCTTCAACTATGCATTAGCAAACTGTAGTGAACATCTGATAGTATTGCATATGTAATCAAGCCAGAGAGTATGTTTTTTGTATCCAACATCTGACTGACAGCTGTAATGCTTTCTCCCATCAGCCCCTCTGGCCCCTGTTATTGACACCCAAAAGACCCTGGCCTATGACCAGCTCTTCCTGTGTTGGCGGCTGCCTCAGGAATCCGCCCCCGCCTGGCACTTCTCTGTGGAGTTTCGTCGCCGGGGGGTGGTGCCAGGAGGCGGGGCCAGGGGTGGTATCCAAGGGCGATTGGCTGCGGCCCGCTGGGGCTGGCAGCGGCTGGAGGAGGTGGGCGGAACCAGTGCTGTGATTGACAGGTTGGAGATggacagtgtgtatgtgttgagGGTGAGAGGCTGCAACAAGGCGGGCTTCGGGGAGTACAGTGAGGAGGTGTACCTACACACCCCGCCAGCACCGGGTGAGGTTTATACACTGTTCTAtaggtacacacactacatgcacactacacacacacacacatgatctcATCAGTATTGGTATAACTGATATGCATCCGAACAGTATCCATAGAGATCATCTTAATGACTAATTTCTCTATTTTTCTGCCCATTCCCATCCTTCTCTCTACCCATACCATCCAACTCTCCTCCCATCCCATCTCTCTATCCAACCCATCCTCTGAACACTGTCTTCACATGTCTCTCCTCATCTCACTCGTTCCACTCCTAGGTCCACTCTCTCAATCCACATCTCCCCCTCTGCCTGTTAATGTGAGCATCGACACTCTTTTCTCATTTTTCCTCTTGTTGTTTCGCACATATCTCGACCTCTTTTTACATTTATACCATGCATCTCTTGTCCTCCCAGGCACCCTCGTTCTCCCTCCATAATGAGATCTCAGAGTGTGTTGATGAGGTTTGCTATTTGTTCAAACCTGAGGCTTAACAAATGGATTGAGTTGATTGAGATCTATGCTAATGTGTCTGGGAAGTCCGGAGTGGTCAATGTATTCCTTGTCTCCCTTGGTAAACGATTCTATTCTGCTATGTTTCCCTCAGAAATATTAATAATCCCAATTTAGGAACGATGCATCTCCTTCTCCTTTGATTGACCTTCTGCTTGACTGTTTTCTATCAGTTTCTAGTTTGTTGATGAAAGACAGTTTGACTCCCTCTCTCCTAGTCCATGTCTCCTCTTTTCATTCCAGAGGAGTTGCATGACAGTTCTTTATCCCTCGTCTCTGTTAAACCTCTCAGTTCTTTCTTTGTTGCCCTGattctatacagtgcattcaggaagtattcagagcccttttccacattctgtaacattacagccttattctaaaatgtataaaatatttcccccccccatcaatctacacacaataccccataatgacaaagtgaaaacagtatttcaaccatctttgcagcactccaccaatcaggcctttatggtagagtggccagatagaaccactcctcagtaaaaggcacatgacagcccgcttcaagtttctctggtctgatgaaaccaagattgaactctttggcctgaatgccaagcgtcacatttggaggaaacctgacaccatccctacaatgatgcatggtggtggcagcatgctgtggggatgtttttcagcagcagggactgggagactagtcaggatcgagggaaagatgaacggagcaaagtacagagagatccttgatgaaaacctgttccaaagtgctcaggacctcagactggggcaaaggttcaccttccaacaggacaatgaccctaagcacacagccaagacaacgcaggagtggattcgggacaagtctatgaatgtccttgagtggcccagccagagcctggacttgaaccacatctctggagagacctgaaaatagctgtgcagaaatgctccccatccaacccgacagagcttgagaggatctgcagagaagaatgggagaaactcctcaaatacagatgtgccaagcttgtagcgtcatacccaagaagacgaggctgtaatcgctgccaaaggtgctttaacaaagtactgagtaaaaaatctgaatacttatgtaaatgtaatatttccagtTTTTTTTATAGAAATTATCAAAAAATTCggaaacagtttttgctttgtcattgtggagtATTGCgtgaagattgatgaggggaattttttttaaacaatttttagaataaggctgtaatataacaaaatgtggaaaaagtcaaggggcctgaatactttcttaATATACTGCATCTTACTACTCCTCTATCCCTGTATTAGTGCTGATCGATTAACAGAAATATcggttattttttgttttttaaacaactaattgaccgacgTCGGTTCAATTATTTTGAATTCCACTTTGTTCTGTTTtgttctgtgagctcaatgtgcgGTTTCTGTATAGATAACTCAGATCaagcctgaactgtgcgatgtagtagggagttttAGTTttcaacaggccaatattctacattgtTTAGCTCAGAAAACTTGATAATTAACTataatgaccataatccattgcgtgccCGCTTGAACTTGTCTGGTCTGTGCGGAGCagacacagagactgagacaagAGAGAACGTGCGATGAAGAGGGACAGAAAGCAGTTGCTTCACGAGCGCgtaaatacatgatctaagtgattgatagttggtattcagcagtcaaaAGTAGGCCTTATTAGcactagctgcgccaccagagaccctgggttcgcgcccaggctctgttgcagccggccgcgaccgggaggtccgtggggcgaccataattggcctagcgtcatccgggttagggagggtttggccggtagggatatccttgtctcatcgcgcaccagcgactcctgtggcgggccgggcgcagtgcgtgctaaccaagggatccaggtgcacggtgtttcctccgacacattggtgcggctggcttccgggttggaggcgcgctgtgttaagaagcaatgcggcttggttgggttctgtttcggaggacgcatggctttcgaccttcgtctctcccgagcccgtacgggagttgtagcgatgagacaagatagtaattactaacaattggataccacgaaattggggagaaaagggggtaaaattaaataaataaataaaaaagtaggccttatttactttgaaaacgactaaaatagtgattctgtcagacagcataggcagcagctctatagagatgagaacTTGGAATTAAATATAAAgttatcaaataaaacaaatattttattaaagtaatgtgaataaattatggttaaAGTGATaagcagtcactaccatcattgttttattctgtgtttttacagcattcaacccacataatgcacaTTGCATTTAATGTACATTTCTTTAAtcgaaataaaaataaaaaagtgattATTTTTGAATAATTGAaccaacctcaaaaagcactaattgcTCAGCACTACCCTGTATTTACCTCCTCTGTGCCCTTATcgtcttccctctctcctacttCGCTTCTCTACTCTATCTCATCAAAACCTacctcttccctcttctctccttcctactTATGCACtcctccttccaccctccctctttctttccccctctccatctccctatcCTACCCtggcctcctctctctcagtgttAAATTTCTACCTGGACTCTCGCTGGGGTCTCCATGCCGACCGGCTGGTGGTGAGTAAGGAGCAGCGCTGTGCCCGGAGCGTCCCCGGCCTGTCCCTGATGCAGGCCGCTGACCGAGCGCTCACTTCCTGTCACCTGACTGCAGACCTCCTGGTGGGCGACGTGGCCATCACCCAGGGCAGGCACTACTGGGCGTGCTCAGTGGAGCCCGGCTCCTATCTGGTCAAAGTAAGTGGAATGGCTGGGAGGAGAGTTTGTCCCAATCCCAAATCTACCCCATAAGGCCAGTGCCATATTCAcctgtggagatctgagaggatttgcCCTCTGCTAGGTGGAAGTTAACCCATATTGCTTATACCAATCAAATCCTTTCAAATCTCCACAGGTGCATAGGGCAGGGATcagcaactagattcagccgtagGCAGTTTTTCTTGTGCGGATGgttggggggccggaacataattacaaataatttgactgcaaattgactgcaagaagcccaaacagatactaaaacataatcatttcaaaccttgcttacatttgtatattgactccacattgactctgtaccggtaccccctgtatatagccccactattgttatttactgctgctgtttaattatttgttattcttatctcttactttttggggggtattttcttaaaccGCATTGTCGGTTAAttaagggattgtaagtaagcatttcactgttgtattcggcgcatgtgacaaataacatttgatttgattttgacatgATCACGTCTCTCTGTTATGCATgaaaatacttgggaacagatttttaaaaatgaaaatcacttggagctgatttcctggatTTTTTACAGTCTTATGTTCAACAATGAAaatcaccccacacacacacaaaaaaatctcTCTATATTTATAAATAAAAATCTCAAAACGTATAAATAAAACCATTTGACCCGCGGGCCGGGCCGCCAGTTGAAAAACCCTTAGAGGACGATTTAGAATTGGCCCTTACTATATTGTATGGTGTGTATTTATGTGTTTTTTGTATATATACATAACTATATACAAAAGACTATATACAAAAAcgtgtatgaaaatgtatgtgcgaaattattggcacccttgatgaGCAACAAAATGCTGGGCTATATTGTATGCTACAAACAAAAATCTGGAaactatattattttatattaataTAATTGCTCAGAAAAGAgattgtttaacaagtaatattaCTTTTTTTTCTCAAAGATAAGGGTAAAAAggattggcacccctgttttcaataactTTCAATACCTCAGCTTGTGAAGATAACAGCACTGTgcttaaaatgttttatgagattggagaattATTGGATTGGAGGGATTTTagtccattcctccatacagaatttTTCCAGATCCTTTATCTtttgtctgcgcttatggactgccctcttcaattttAACCACAGGTATTCAATGGTTTTCAAGTCTGGAgtagaggtcttcacgggtccAAAAAGTTGGACCCCTTCTGAAATGGACCTGGGGCTTTTCCACCCGGAACCGACATGCGAAAATTCATTTTAAAAATAGTGACCCGTTCCGAACGAACCCGAGGACCACTAGACCCGTTCCGTATAGACCTGATTAGATCCAAACCCTGTCCGATCCGAATGAGGGAAGCAGAaaagtcttttttttttaaagctactTCATTAACCAGAGCTGATTAAGcacgagggagagggagagagatgtccGCTTTAGTAGGTGGGGAGGGGCCTTGATACTGTGAGCGAGTGACTCGGGGAGcaagctaggctaattgaggctgctaggctaattgaggctgctaggctaattgaggctgcaTGCACTTTCTCATCCTACAGTTACAAATAACAACAAGCCCATTTAGAATATTAAGTATAGCAGCCTACCTGTTAGCTCTTGGTTATTGTAGCCTATCCTTCTTCTTAACTTTTAATTctgtcattttaattccatcttccattgtTTAGATATCTCCTAACTTTTACCACATTgaggctctatgactgtagccCAATTCCACTTTGATGACTTATAGTTGACTAACAACAATAACAAGCTACAGGCATCACTCTTGAaaagagcagcagcataaattataCAAGGTCTCTCGCTCCTCTACCGCAGCAGTCTCTTTCGGAgaagtcagttaaaattacaccTTCCTTGAGAACCTTAACAATCATCAGATCCGACCCAGACCTGTAACATTATCTAGAATTCTAGATCAAGACCCACTCAGATCCTGGATCGGGCCTTGGGCATTCGGGTGAAGACCTCTAGTCTGGAggtgttgattttgtggtcaatttacCATTTCTTTGTTGATTTTGATGTGtgtttggggttattgtcttgctggaacaTCCCCttgtggccaagtttcagcctcatggcagaggcaaccaggtttttgacttatatatatatatatatatatataaatactcTTCAAGGTTAGGAGAGTGTGTACACAAATTAAGCGGGAGACCGACACATAATCACACCAGAGAAAGTTATTTCCATCAAGACAGTACCTGAATTCAGCAGATAAAGCagatgtatacagttgaagtcggaagtttacatacaccttagccaaatacatttaaactaggTTTAATTCTAGAAAagttccctgtcttatgtcagttaggatcaccactttattttaagaatgtgaaatgtcagaataatagtagagagaatgatttatttcagcttttatttctttcatcacattcccagtgggtcagaagtttacatacactcaatcagtatttggtagcattgcctttaaattgtttaacttgggtcaaatgtttcgggtagccttccacaagcttctcaaaataagttgggtgaattttggcccattcctcctgacagagctggtgtaaccgagtcaggtttgtaggtctccttgctcgcacgcgctttttcagttctgcccacattttctataggattgaggtcagggctttgtgatggccactccaataccttgactttgttgtccttaagccattttgccacaactttggaagtatgcttgcggtcattgtccatttggaagacccatttgcgactaagctttaacttcctgactgatgtcttgagatgttgcttcaatatatccacataattgtccttcctcatgatgccatctattttgtgacgtgcaccagtccctcctgcagcaaagcacccccacaacatgatgctaccacccccatgcttcacggttgggatggtgttcttcggtttgcaagcctccccctttttcctccaaacataatgatggtcattatggcaaaacacttctatttttgtttcatcaaatgtttcatcatttttggacatttctccaaaaagtatgatctttgtccccatgtgcagttgcaaaccgtagtctggcttcttTATGGCGGTCTTCCTTGCAGAGTggtatgtcgatattggactcgttttactgtggatatagatactgttgtatttgtttcctccagcatcttcacaaggtcctttgctgttgttctgggatttatttgtactttttgcaccaaagtacgttcatctcagaatgcgtctccttcctgagcggtatgacggctgcgttgtcccatggtgtttatacttgcgtactattgtttgtacagatgaacgtgataccttcaggcatttggaaattgctcccaatgatgacccagacttgtggaggtcttttttttcagaggtcttggctgatttcttttgattttcccatgatgtcaagcaaagaggcactgagtttgaaggtaggccttgaaatacatccacaggtagacctccaattgactcaaatgatgtcaattagcctatcagaagcttctaaagccatgacatcattttatggaattttccaagctgtttaaaggcatagtcaacttagtgtatgtaaacttctgacccactggaattgtgattaattgaaataatctgtctgtaaaaaattgtttgaaaaattacttgtgtcatgcacaaagtagatgtcctaaccgacttgccaaaactatagtttgttaacaagaaatttgtggagtggttgaaaaacgagttttaatgactccaacctaagtgtatataagcttccgacttcaaccgtatatattacattcggaaagtattcagaccccttcacttttcccagattttgttaagttacagctgttttctaaaattgattttttttaaatccttcaatctacacacaaaaccctaTAATCACAAAGCGAAAaaattttgcaaatttattagaaCTAaatgcatttacataagtattcagaccctcaaAATTGAACttagttgcatcctgtttccattgatcatccttgagatgtttctacaactttttTGTAATCCACCTGTGGtttaattcaattgattggacatgattttgaaaggcacacacctgtctatataaggtcccacagttggcatgtcagagcaaaaaacaaactatgaggtcgaaggaattgtccgttgagctccgagacaggattgtgtcaaggcaccgatctggggaagggttccaaaacatttctgcagatttgaaggtccccaagaacatcattcttaaatggaagaagtttggaaccaccaaggctagagctggccgaccggccaaactgagctatCGGGGGAGattggccttggtcagggaggtgaccaagcacccgatggtcactctgaccagagttccagagatcctctgtggacatgggagaaccttccagaaggacaaccatctctgcagcactccaccaatcaggcctttatggtagagtggccagacagaagccactcttcagtaaaaggcacatgacagcccggttggagttttccaaaaggcacctaaaggactctcagaccatgagaaacaagattctctggtctgatgaaaccgagattgaactctttggcttgaatgccaagcgtcaggtctggaggaaaccagaca
Coding sequences:
- the LOC120022414 gene encoding tripartite motif-containing protein 46-like, whose protein sequence is MAPRFQLKSNVKSIECELHCPVCKEIVKQPVVLPCQHSVCLMCASEVLVQNGYPPPELPPEPNSPASTPNTRSPRQARRPMPSKADHRPIDRVLRSGFGTYPSPGRRRKEPPPPAMLFPCPPCGREVELGEKGLTDCLRNLTLERIVERYRHTVSLGSVAVMCQFCKPPQSLEATKGCADCQASFCNECFKLYHPWGTPRAQHEHVQPTLNFRPKVLSCPEHDQERLHFYCRTCQRLLCPLCKLRRVHAGHKVAPVAQAYQTLKDKITKEMNYILSNQETVLGQISQLESATTQTEANSVAAREQLSQSVRDLTALLAERHAALSQALEGARQRRGEALAGQVAERRSLLEHAGLMAFSQELLKETDPPCFVQAARQTHSRHFQLDVSKELKLLTDLQFIQAPLAPVIDTQKTLAYDQLFLCWRLPQESAPAWHFSVEFRRRGVVPGGGARGGIQGRLAAARWGWQRLEEVGGTSAVIDRLEMDSVYVLRVRGCNKAGFGEYSEEVYLHTPPAPVLNFYLDSRWGLHADRLVVSKEQRCARSVPGLSLMQAADRALTSCHLTADLLVGDVAITQGRHYWACSVEPGSYLVKVGVGLEAKLQDWFHLPQDMASPRYDPDSGHDSGAEDSLESPPSFSFLTMGMGKIFLPQAPNHHNNHGCNGTNPRRSPTIANGNSPASSPTGLTYPLPPRLGVCLDFEKGRVTFYDAHSLRPLWEGPVDCSGPVCPAFFFIGGGALQLQELVANRMADQTPVRRVTIQSRVTNLNN